ATTCTAACCCTTGACCCTATTTTTGCATTTtaacatcaaaatccgacttcAAAATGAAAGTGTACAATGCAGATTTATACTAGTAGTACTAGAAACAATGGTACCGTTTTGACGCTGCGAATGAGACAAATCCACGTGTGGCGTTAGTTTTATGTCTGACTTTGGTTTGGTGCGTCTCGTAGCGAATTTACATGAATTTTTTGAAATTGTATAACAtaaagttccgtcctttacggtaTCGCTTTCATGTCAACCGCCGAGAAAAAACACACAAGGCTTTCACTATGCTTCGTCGGAAGCTTGTAGGCCATCGTTTGGttcacagcagcagcagaaatCTTGCGGAATTGCAGAGTAGACCAAAGCTAGGCGTAAGAACACACGGTTTCTGGGTAGGGAAACAGTGGCCGGCGCTTGCTCCTATTGCGACGGGGATAGCTGTATTGCTTTGCTCCTATTTGGCTTCGTGCAGCTTGTCTCGACGACATCAGACCAGTTtacaatcacagtcaaatagAATCTTCGATGCATACGCACAGACTGAGCCGAAGCAGACTTTCGAGGCGAAAGGCAATGTGGATCTCGTTTTAGCAGTCTACTTGGAATCGATACATAGTTTGCAACCAGACGTTCAGCCATTGCCTCGTCGACGGACTACTGCAAGTTCTCTCACCAAAGTAGAATTTCCCATTGTCAGCGATTGCGATTCATCCACGAAACACTTTCCGATCGATGACTTCCCCCACGAGGACCCCTTTCTTCCTTGGATACACGACTACTTTCTCAACAACGACCGATCGCAAATTTGTGGCACAAAATCGACGACGTTGCGAAACTGGTGAGGGTAAGGAAACCATTATGCGATTTCGAGAGCCACAAATAGCGCTGTTTCAACCTATATCTGTTCGAGAGATACTGCAAAAGAATAGGACGACCAAATACGTAATCGCTGATCCAGAGAACGCCACCTGGCCGGAAACGAGATTTCTTTGCATATTCCACGACCGCGCAGGACAGTCATCAACGACAGCGTCGAAGTTTCCGGTAAATTATGAGTATGTTTCTTGgagaaaacgaaggaaacCCATGTATGCTACAGAAGGGCGCGATGTCGACCAATTCGAATTTTCTCAGCTCCTCTTTTCATGTCCGGTTCCTTCACGCTTTATCGAACAGAATAACTTCAACGTGATTAATCCACTGTTTTGGATCGACTTGGTACCAATACGAGCGCCTGCCCGACGCGGTCCCATGCTAATGACCAAAGATCAGGTAGGCCCGCAAGAATTTCAGCACCTGGATCGTTTCAGTATCTTGGAACACTACGGAAACGCGCACATTCTCCCTGCCATCGAAGATTCGGGTAGAATCGTTAACCTTCCTGTTTGTCCGACAACACCGAAGCCACAGCATCATCCTTCATACCAATTGGTGGCGTGCACTTGGACATCTGCTTCTTATAATCGACGGGGGGACACAACGACTGTGGAAGACTCTGCTGCCCGCCTGGAAGAATGGATTGTCTTTCATCGGACTGTCGGATTTGATCACATTTATATTTACGACAATACACAGGTTCCACAGAACTCTTCGGAATCCGTTCTATTCAAGATAGCATCACAGTTTCCGAGCTTTGTCACATATCATTCATGGCCGGCAAAATCGTGCAGCAACAATCGACCAAATCACAAAAATCCTGGCGAGCGTTCCTCCCAATATGCAGCCGAGGCTTCATGCCGTGAACGTTACGGTCCGACTGCATCCTGGATGGCATTTATTGATACAGATGAGTATTTGGCACCGATGGGGAACAAAACTTGGTTACCTCTGCTGGATAAAATGGACGCAAAGGACATCAAAGTTCTAAAACTGAAGAGCAGTCGCGGCCGTCCCCGAGAAAGTTTGATGCAACTCTTGGATGATCCTAACGAATGCAATAGCCAATCACGGCtgagctctttttcaaagaaCGAGTGCTTGATCCCGAGGAAGAATGAAACTTTTCTACGGGTATACAATTGTGACTTCATCCGGCCTCCACGCCCCGTTCGCTTTGCCCGCGCGATGAAGCAAATTTACAAGCCCAACTTTGTTCTTAGCCACTTTGTACATTACTCTACGATTACAGCAAGCATGTCACGATACTACAAGGATTTTAAGGCTAGAGACCTATACACACGTGAGCTCAATGAAGGGGACTGGGGTGATATTTTTCTTGACGAGCGAACGGAGGGAACACTTATCCACGCAAAGTCGGTGCTTCCACACGAGACAATGGCGCGAAAGGACTCATGTCAGATTGCGTCAAAGCGACCTTGTGTGATTGGTCATGTCTGTCCCAATACGACGCCTTTTGTAGACGCTATTCATCAAAAGAACGTATTCCGAGATGCTGATGGAAATTTTTGCAACTGCTGGTAAGTGTTGTCGAGTCCAGATGCTTGCCGCTAGGGCAGTGTTTAACTTTTACcttctcgtcgtcgctaGGATCAACGAGCATGTGGAGAAAACTTTGATTCCAAATCTTGAAAAGGCTCTCCGGGAGCACAAAAGAAATTCGTTCATGGCCGACTAACACTAAGGCTTATTGCTGTAGTGGATGCAGCAACTCAAGGACACAACGTGATTCCGTTGGAGAATGTGCCGGCTAGTCTCACGTGCCGAAGCGCGAGATATGTAAAGAGACTATTGACTTTCCTGTCGGTAAGAAGTTGCATTCATGCAAGCGGACCGAAAGATACGGACCTCGAATGTGAACGAAAGGTTTGTCACTGTCGTTTCGAGCGTCTCTCTACTAGATAGAGAATTGGTAGGAAAAAgctagtgtctattctacttctgtccTATATTGAGGACCCATCCTCAAAAAAGTGCATTTTCCAAACATCTAGAACTATACATTGTAGTCAAATCTGAATAAATCAAATGCTACCATCGGGTTCCCCGTGCTCTGAAATGTCTTGGGAGAGCATGGCATGCTCTATTTTTTAATATTTTAAGAGCATTTGTTGTCAATCTTAGGGTTACTCGAAAAATAGTTGCCTTTTTTCTCGACCGAAATGCGCCATTCCCGAGTCAATGTAGTGTCCATTGCATCCCTGTGAGTCAACCATTTATACACAATTTATACCAGACTCATTACAGATTATGTCAGAAGGGGATTCCCGCCGAAAGATTGGTGCTCAGGTCACAGCGAAGGCCTGTCATGTCGTCCATTTGAGTGAGTGTGCTCGGCAATATGGTGCTTTGAGGACCACCAAGGTGGTTGTAGGGACTGTTGTGGACGTCAGCAATACCAAAAAGCCGCCAAACAACCGTGTATCAACCTTCAATACTGCTGACTTTGATATTAGTGGAGGATCAGTCAAGCGGAGCACTCTGAACATCCGTAGTGTCAAACTTTTCAAACCGGAGCAGTCGACAGTACCAGCCAGTCCCGCAGCAAAATACCGGCAGTAGATAACATAGACACAGATTTGGCCGTTCCAGAgcaagaggaaggagaagcGGTCTTGCAGGAGACTTCTCCtgatgaagaattggaatttCCAGCACAACCGATGGTGAAAATTGGAATAGCTGCGGGGGAACAGGTAGCAGGACCTACTGCACAAGTAGCCACGCAGGTTTGGGATATTGAAGACGCTTCCTTTGTCATGGCTCATGAAACAAAGTGCTATGCTGACAAGCAAGCTACATTGATTGATATAAATGGCAGTATCCAAAGTAAGCAGTTTGGCATCAATACACCAATTGGCGACCTTCTTGGTCCAGACTCTGACATTGATGGAAGATATTCGCAGCTgcaatattttcttctcATGTTTCCACCCGACCAACTGACCGCCATGTGTCAGCTAACAAATGTGCAGCTTGCCCAACAGAACAAGCACCGCATGTCAACAGGAGAGCTGCTTCAATTCTTTGGCATTCTAATTCTTGcgacaaaatttgaatttagCAGTCGATCGCAATTGTGGTCCACAACCACGCCGTCAAAATACATTCCTGCCCCTGTAttcggaaaaacaggaaTGTCGCGGCAGCGCTTTGATGATCTTTGGCAAAATATCCGATGGAGCAACCAGTGTCCTGAACAGCCGGAAGGTATGAGCTCCCATATGttttggtggcaacttgttgatgattttgttgaaagataCAACAATCATTGTGCCAACACTTTCAAACCATCTCATCTTATTTGTGTGGATGAATCAATGTCGCAATGGTATGGACAAGGGGAGGAATGGATAAATCATGGACTCCCCAATTACGTGGCTATTGACCAAAAGTCCGAAAATGGTTGTGAGATTCAAAATGCCGCATGCGGCTGTTTGGGTATCATGCTTTGATTGAAGGTTGTAAAGGGTAAGACAGCAACGGAAGATGACAGGGACCACAATGAAACGTTGCTGCATGGAACAAAGATCCTCAAAGAGCTTgtccttccttggtggtggacggaCCGGATTGTTTGCGCTGACTTGC
The sequence above is drawn from the Phaeodactylum tricornutum CCAP 1055/1 chromosome 21, whole genome shotgun sequence genome and encodes:
- a CDS encoding predicted protein; amino-acid sequence: MSEGDSRRKIGAQVTAKACHVVHLSECARQYGALRTTKVVVGTVVDVSNTKKPPNNRVSTFNTADFDISGGSCQTFQTGAVDSTSQSRSKIPAVDNIDTDLAVPEQEEGEAVLQETSPDEELEFPAQPMVKIGIAAGEQVAGPTAQVATQVWDIEDASFVMAHETKCYADKQATLIDINGSIQSKQFGINTPIGDLLGPDSDIDGRYSQLQYFLLMFPPDQLTAMCQLTNVQLAQQNKHRMSTGELLQFFGILILATKFEFSSRSQLWSTTTPSKYIPAPVFGKTGMSRQRFDDLWQNIRWSNQCPEQPEGMSSHMFWWQLVDDFVERYNNHCANTFKPSHLICVDESMSQWYGQGEEWINHGLPNYVAIDQKSENGCEIQNAACGCLGIML
- a CDS encoding predicted protein — encoded protein: MYATEGRDVDQFEFSQLLFSCPVPSRFIEQNNFNVINPLFWIDLVPIRAPARRGPMLMTKDQVGPQEFQHLDRFSILEHYGNAHILPAIEDSGRIVNLPVCPTTPKPQHHPSYQLVACTWTSASYNRRGDTTTVEDSAARLEEWIVFHRTVGFDHIYIYDNTQVPQNSSESVLFKIASQFPSFVTYHSWPAKSCSNNRPNHKNPGERSSQYAAEASCRERYGPTASWMAFIDTDEYLAPMGNKTWLPLLDKMDAKDIKVLKLKSSRGRPRESLMQLLDDPNECNSQSRLSSFSKNECLIPRKNETFLRVYNCDFIRPPRPVRFARAMKQIYKPNFVLSHFVHYSTITASMSRYYKDFKARDLYTRELNEGDWGDIFLDERTEGTLIHAKSVLPHETMARKDSCQIASKRPCVIGHVCPNTTPFVDAIHQKNVFRDADGNFCNCWINEHVEKTLIPNLEKALREHKRNSFMAD